One Mesorhizobium sp. J428 DNA segment encodes these proteins:
- a CDS encoding DUF736 domain-containing protein: MPQIGQFTRTPGGYSGRLRTLWFDCELTFVTADNADSDNAPAYRVHLGDEDGPEVGAGWKHSGERAGTFISVVLDDPAFPFPVRARLFQSDEDGRDWGLHWTRPKKRDDQD; this comes from the coding sequence ATGCCACAGATCGGTCAATTCACACGCACGCCCGGAGGATATTCGGGCCGGCTCCGCACCCTCTGGTTCGACTGCGAACTCACCTTTGTCACCGCCGACAACGCCGACAGCGACAACGCGCCCGCCTACCGGGTTCATCTCGGTGACGAGGACGGCCCGGAGGTCGGCGCGGGCTGGAAACACTCCGGCGAACGGGCGGGCACATTTATCTCGGTCGTCCTGGACGATCCGGCCTTTCCGTTTCCGGTCCGCGCCCGGCTGTTCCAGTCCGACGAGGATGGACGCGACTGGGGCCTGCACTGGACCCGCCCCAAAAAGCGCGACGACCAGGACTGA
- a CDS encoding lytic transglycosylase domain-containing protein — protein sequence MRCVRLSPALQRCGPCGRIALLLLSGLSLSLVESGAVFAQPATTGQQQIGHPFAAHIAEAAQRFRIPEHWIVAVLGAESAGATRAVSSAGAMGLMQVMPDTWDHLRARYRLGRDPFDPRDNILAGAAYLREMHDRYGTIPAMLAAYNAGPARYDEHLATGRPLPAETRAYVDLLAPALGAAVPSPNAPAAPPSPPDWREAPLFVPRSSDHRTVDNPASEEPSKTSHSPVPEQREHHQQPQSEPIFVAHGSTTGSS from the coding sequence ATGCGCTGCGTCCGCCTGTCCCCAGCACTGCAGCGGTGCGGCCCTTGCGGCCGCATTGCCCTCCTTCTCCTTTCCGGCCTGTCCCTCAGCCTGGTCGAAAGCGGCGCCGTCTTTGCTCAGCCGGCAACCACCGGGCAGCAGCAGATCGGCCATCCATTCGCCGCTCATATTGCCGAGGCAGCGCAGCGCTTTCGCATTCCCGAACACTGGATCGTCGCCGTCTTGGGCGCCGAGAGCGCCGGCGCTACGCGTGCCGTCTCATCTGCGGGCGCGATGGGGCTGATGCAGGTCATGCCCGATACCTGGGATCACCTGCGCGCCCGGTATCGCCTCGGCCGCGATCCGTTCGATCCGCGCGACAACATCCTCGCGGGCGCAGCCTATTTGCGCGAGATGCACGACCGCTACGGCACCATTCCGGCCATGCTGGCGGCCTACAATGCGGGGCCAGCCCGCTACGACGAGCACCTTGCAACCGGTCGGCCATTGCCTGCCGAAACGCGTGCCTATGTCGATTTGCTTGCGCCCGCGCTTGGCGCCGCTGTGCCGTCGCCGAACGCTCCGGCCGCACCGCCATCGCCACCGGACTGGCGCGAGGCACCGCTTTTCGTCCCGCGCTCAAGTGACCATCGGACTGTCGACAATCCTGCCTCCGAGGAGCCGTCGAAGACGTCCCACTCTCCCGTCCCGGAGCAGCGCGAACACCATCAACAGCCACAGTCGGAACCGATATTCGTCGCCCACGGCAGCACAACGGGCTCATCGTGA
- a CDS encoding DUF2840 domain-containing protein: MTGTAAPRVGGGPVPSANSSDALTDVELTWIESRIEYWIRFGRQAGERILDRRRRVVSFRPRAVFAFVRWAANDFGTVISRIDIVRAVEPGAAHQTLPFVRPGGEILLKIEGWPKVEKVLLHIDAVEAAGVDPCDVAPDHWRHVAHRMNAGHEPRPYTQERHQAWLKRREIEQ, from the coding sequence ATGACTGGCACCGCGGCCCCCCGCGTTGGCGGCGGCCCGGTGCCGTCCGCCAACAGCTCCGATGCGCTCACCGATGTCGAGCTGACTTGGATAGAGAGCAGAATCGAATACTGGATCCGCTTCGGCCGCCAGGCCGGTGAACGGATTCTCGATCGTCGTCGGCGTGTCGTGTCCTTCCGTCCCCGCGCCGTCTTCGCCTTTGTCCGGTGGGCGGCCAACGATTTCGGCACGGTCATCTCGCGCATCGACATCGTGCGCGCCGTCGAACCGGGGGCGGCCCATCAGACGCTGCCCTTCGTGCGCCCCGGCGGTGAAATCCTTCTCAAGATCGAAGGCTGGCCCAAGGTCGAGAAAGTGCTCCTGCACATCGACGCGGTGGAAGCCGCCGGCGTCGATCCCTGCGACGTCGCTCCCGACCATTGGCGCCATGTGGCGCACAGGATGAACGCCGGTCACGAACCGCGCCCCTACACCCAAGAGCGCCATCAGGCATGGCTCAAGCGGCGGGAGATCGAACAATGA
- a CDS encoding S26 family signal peptidase, which yields MTRFGYVMLTSVTAMGIAAAAVIPTSTRLVWNVSASAPIGLYRIDPAERLEVPDLVAVMPPEPLEDFMVERGYIGRDVPLLKRVMGRPGQRVCRTGHAITVDDIPVGEARDGDSHGRPLPVWHGCRRVQPDELFLMNIDVPDSLDGRYFGPLPATTVIGRAIPLYTDEDGNGRFVWRAPMR from the coding sequence ATGACCCGCTTCGGCTATGTCATGCTCACCTCCGTCACCGCGATGGGCATTGCCGCCGCGGCGGTCATTCCGACATCGACGAGGCTCGTCTGGAACGTGTCGGCCAGCGCGCCGATCGGGCTCTATCGGATCGATCCGGCCGAGCGTCTAGAAGTTCCCGACCTGGTCGCGGTGATGCCGCCCGAGCCGCTCGAAGATTTCATGGTCGAGCGCGGCTATATCGGCCGCGACGTGCCGCTCCTGAAGCGCGTCATGGGGCGTCCCGGGCAGCGGGTGTGTCGCACCGGCCACGCCATCACCGTCGATGACATTCCTGTTGGCGAAGCGCGCGACGGCGACAGTCACGGCCGCCCCCTGCCGGTCTGGCACGGCTGCCGCCGCGTCCAGCCGGACGAGCTGTTTCTCATGAACATCGACGTCCCCGACAGTCTCGATGGTCGCTACTTCGGCCCGCTCCCGGCCACCACCGTCATCGGCCGGGCCATCCCCCTTTACACCGACGAAGACGGAAACGGCCGCTTCGTCTGGCGCGCGCCGATGCGGTGA